The Fortiea contorta PCC 7126 genome has a segment encoding these proteins:
- a CDS encoding NADAR family protein, with the protein MTIYFYKVWQPYGCFSNFSLHGIQIHGTYWSTVEHYYQAQKFVGSTDAVIIPVIHSAQTPEEAAALGRCPARRLRCDWDAVKTEVMRTAVLKKFLTHSEIREILLSTGNEIIVENSAIDYFWGCGADKTGQNYLGKILMSVRAEIRQLVSLTAISDKYL; encoded by the coding sequence ATGACTATTTACTTTTACAAAGTTTGGCAGCCTTACGGCTGTTTTTCTAACTTTTCTTTGCATGGAATCCAAATCCACGGGACTTATTGGTCAACAGTTGAGCATTATTATCAAGCGCAAAAATTTGTTGGTAGCACCGATGCAGTAATTATACCTGTGATTCATAGTGCCCAAACACCAGAAGAAGCTGCTGCGTTGGGGCGTTGTCCCGCCCGAAGACTCCGTTGCGATTGGGATGCGGTGAAAACGGAAGTAATGCGAACTGCTGTGCTCAAAAAGTTTCTGACTCACAGCGAGATTCGAGAAATCCTGTTGAGTACAGGTAATGAGATAATAGTAGAAAACTCTGCTATTGATTATTTTTGGGGTTGCGGAGCAGATAAAACTGGACAAAATTATCTCGGTAAAATCTTAATGAGTGTCCGGGCCGAGATTCGTCAGTTAGTTTCTCTAACAGCAATTTCTGATAAATATTTGTAA
- a CDS encoding protealysin inhibitor emfourin, producing MRISFQRTGGFAGITKTTTLDTATLPPNEAEVLPRLVEAADLFKLPAQITSAQPQSDRFQYKLTVEDQGKQHTVTVSEAAMPGTLRPLIEWLNQAAQKS from the coding sequence ATGCGGATATCGTTTCAACGCACAGGCGGCTTTGCTGGAATTACCAAGACCACAACCTTGGATACAGCTACTTTGCCACCAAATGAAGCCGAAGTGCTACCACGACTAGTAGAAGCCGCAGATTTATTTAAATTACCCGCACAAATTACCTCCGCTCAACCCCAGAGCGATCGCTTTCAGTATAAATTAACAGTAGAAGACCAAGGTAAACAGCATACCGTAACCGTCAGTGAAGCTGCAATGCCAGGAACCTTAAGACCTTTGATTGAATGGCTCAATCAAGCTGCACAGAAAAGTTAA
- a CDS encoding M4 family metallopeptidase: protein MARNPQKSSRFTCGHQSYHRCPICCIVPPHMLEHVAVNGNPEQRRWAFQTLNVSAQLRGRRDVVGPISFAPSPGVKRRTIYDAKNSQQLPGTLVRTEGSPPSGDVSVNEAYDATGATYDFFYEVFERNSIDDKGLRLDSTVHYGVKYDNAFWNGDQMVYGDGDGQLFQRFTKSIDVIAHELTHGITQYEASLLYYGESGALNESMSDVFGSLVKQKVKNQTAAEADWIIGEGLLAPGVKGIGIRSMKAPGTAYNDPVLGKDPQPAYMKDKYTGFEDNAGVHINSGIPNYAFYLAAVEIGGYAWEKAGKVWYIALRDRLRPKSEFRHAADITVKVAGELYGVDSKEQKAIKNAWQKVGVMAKL, encoded by the coding sequence ATGGCTCGAAATCCCCAAAAATCATCTAGATTTACATGCGGACATCAATCTTATCATAGATGCCCTATCTGCTGTATCGTTCCACCGCATATGCTAGAACATGTGGCTGTGAATGGCAATCCGGAACAGCGTCGCTGGGCTTTTCAGACTCTCAATGTTTCCGCCCAACTGCGAGGACGACGAGATGTAGTCGGGCCGATTTCTTTTGCACCTTCCCCTGGTGTGAAGCGCCGGACAATTTATGATGCGAAAAATAGTCAACAACTTCCTGGTACACTAGTACGTACTGAGGGTAGCCCTCCCAGCGGAGATGTGTCTGTGAATGAAGCCTACGACGCCACCGGCGCTACCTATGATTTCTTCTATGAAGTTTTTGAACGCAATTCTATAGATGATAAAGGTTTGCGTTTAGATTCGACTGTGCATTATGGCGTCAAGTACGATAACGCTTTCTGGAACGGCGACCAAATGGTTTATGGTGATGGGGATGGACAACTGTTTCAACGCTTCACCAAATCTATTGATGTTATCGCCCATGAATTAACCCACGGCATCACCCAGTATGAAGCCAGTTTACTATATTATGGTGAATCTGGTGCATTAAATGAATCCATGTCTGATGTTTTCGGTTCTTTAGTCAAACAAAAAGTCAAAAATCAGACAGCAGCTGAAGCCGATTGGATTATCGGTGAAGGTCTTTTAGCTCCAGGAGTCAAAGGTATTGGTATCCGCTCGATGAAAGCACCGGGGACAGCATACAACGACCCGGTGTTAGGCAAAGACCCGCAACCAGCGTATATGAAGGATAAGTATACAGGCTTTGAGGATAATGCTGGAGTACATATCAACTCCGGCATTCCCAATTATGCATTTTATCTAGCCGCCGTAGAAATCGGTGGTTATGCTTGGGAGAAAGCTGGTAAAGTTTGGTATATAGCCTTGCGCGATCGCTTACGTCCCAAATCTGAGTTTAGACACGCTGCTGATATCACCGTGAAAGTAGCCGGCGAACTCTACGGCGTTGATAGCAAAGAACAAAAAGCCATCAAAAATGCTTGGCAAAAGGTAGGCGTGATGGCAAAACTGTAA
- a CDS encoding class I SAM-dependent methyltransferase has protein sequence MSQIFPSEVFAQTADFDSGIRQLLPRYDEMLEVITRCLPSTTGRILDLGCGTGELSLKLLNRYPQAQVIALDYSPRMLEFAQAKITNAGYEQRWRGIEADFGEWANYPEKFDFGREFDAAVSSLAIHHLEDEMKFKLFQQIADSLTHNGCFWNADPILPELPVLAEVYKTAREEWIDQQGIELAAVRAKVGTSDTQGYSSQDQLATLDTQVQMLAIAGFETVAVPWKYYGFAVFGGWV, from the coding sequence ATGTCACAAATATTCCCCAGTGAAGTATTCGCCCAAACTGCTGACTTTGATAGCGGGATTCGTCAGCTATTACCCCGGTATGATGAAATGTTGGAAGTTATCACCCGTTGTCTTCCTTCCACAACCGGTCGGATTTTAGATTTAGGTTGTGGTACGGGGGAATTGAGTCTCAAGCTTCTCAACCGTTATCCACAAGCGCAAGTTATCGCTTTGGATTATTCACCGCGAATGCTGGAGTTTGCTCAAGCTAAAATTACCAATGCTGGATATGAGCAAAGATGGAGAGGAATAGAAGCAGATTTTGGCGAGTGGGCGAATTATCCGGAAAAGTTTGATTTTGGGAGAGAGTTTGACGCAGCTGTGTCATCTTTGGCAATTCACCATCTCGAAGATGAGATGAAGTTTAAGCTATTTCAACAAATCGCCGATAGCCTCACTCACAATGGCTGTTTTTGGAATGCTGACCCTATCCTACCAGAATTACCTGTGCTGGCAGAAGTTTACAAAACTGCACGGGAAGAATGGATAGACCAACAGGGAATAGAATTGGCTGCGGTTCGCGCTAAGGTTGGCACTAGCGATACTCAAGGTTATTCTAGTCAAGACCAATTAGCTACTTTAGATACTCAAGTGCAAATGCTAGCCATCGCTGGATTTGAAACAGTAGCAGTACCTTGGAAATACTATGGCTTTGCTGTGTTCGGCGGTTGGGTCTAA
- a CDS encoding glycoside hydrolase family 10 protein, with amino-acid sequence MVSISTPFSDIQNHWARLFITALAQRGIVSGLPNATFRPDNSLTRAEFAVVITKAFPNVTKKRQYAAFADVPANHWANTAITTAYENGFISGFGDNRFRPDNRITRLEVILSLVTGLELATKIKPDLVSSLPQIYQDAAQIPGYGRNHVAIATSSGIVNSFPNIKLLNPSLAATRADIVVFVYQALVYLGAVPKISSPFLVVYSTPTSIPTPTPTPIPTPTPIPTPIPTPQPVPPGATQPFHRREFRGAWVTTVWNSDWPSKGGLPVAQQQAELIEIIKKLQDLNFNALILQVRPEGDALYNSQLEPWSAWITGTQGQAPTPFYDPLEFAIAECHKRNIELHAWFNPYRAKTSTKGSPNVAPHIAVTNPEVVYQWGNQLWMDPGAKIVQDRAYNVIIDVLRRYNLDGIHLDDYFYPYPIANQSFPDSKTYAAYQSSGGKLSLDDWRRENVNQMVLRLSQGIKATKPHVKFGISPFGIYRPGQPAGITGLDAYAVLYADSKKWLEQGWVDYLVPQLYWRTDQTKQGYAALLEWWTQVNTKQRHIYAGNNIGQLDGKTWKNEEIAKQLVISRNGGQFSLGNIFFSMSSISENRQGIADEFKSALYARPALAPTMSWLNIVAPLPPTKLQFSNNRLNWQPQDNQQVRSWTVYRQIANTWTLQRILSAGTTFATVEPGTYAVCAVDRLANESAGAVITV; translated from the coding sequence ATGGTATCTATCTCTACTCCCTTTTCGGATATTCAAAACCATTGGGCGCGCTTATTTATTACAGCTTTAGCCCAACGTGGGATTGTCAGTGGTTTACCTAATGCGACATTCCGTCCCGATAACTCACTCACCCGCGCTGAGTTTGCAGTGGTGATTACTAAAGCTTTTCCCAATGTCACCAAGAAGCGACAGTATGCGGCTTTTGCAGATGTACCTGCTAATCATTGGGCAAATACGGCTATTACAACAGCTTATGAAAATGGATTTATTAGTGGTTTTGGGGATAATCGTTTCCGTCCCGACAACCGCATTACTAGGTTAGAAGTTATACTTTCTCTGGTCACAGGTCTGGAATTGGCTACAAAAATCAAGCCAGACTTGGTATCAAGTTTGCCACAAATTTATCAGGACGCCGCGCAAATTCCCGGTTACGGAAGAAACCACGTAGCCATTGCGACCAGTTCAGGAATAGTCAATAGTTTCCCCAATATCAAGCTACTAAATCCTAGCTTGGCAGCCACCCGCGCCGATATTGTGGTGTTTGTTTATCAAGCTTTAGTCTATCTAGGTGCGGTACCCAAGATTTCCTCTCCTTTTTTGGTGGTATATTCCACACCGACATCAATTCCCACACCCACACCCACACCAATTCCCACACCGACACCAATTCCCACACCCATTCCCACACCACAACCAGTACCACCAGGGGCTACGCAACCATTTCATCGCCGGGAATTTCGGGGTGCGTGGGTAACAACCGTGTGGAATAGCGATTGGCCTTCCAAAGGGGGACTACCTGTTGCACAACAGCAAGCAGAATTGATCGAAATTATTAAAAAATTACAAGACTTGAATTTTAATGCCCTGATTTTGCAGGTGCGACCAGAGGGAGACGCCTTATATAATTCTCAATTAGAGCCTTGGAGTGCTTGGATTACAGGAACTCAAGGTCAAGCGCCTACACCATTTTATGATCCTTTAGAATTTGCGATCGCAGAATGTCATAAACGCAATATTGAATTACACGCTTGGTTCAACCCCTACCGAGCCAAAACCAGCACCAAGGGTAGTCCCAATGTCGCCCCTCACATAGCAGTAACTAATCCCGAAGTAGTTTATCAGTGGGGAAATCAGTTGTGGATGGATCCCGGTGCAAAAATCGTTCAAGACAGAGCTTATAACGTCATTATCGATGTTCTGCGGCGTTATAACTTGGATGGAATTCACCTTGATGACTATTTTTATCCTTATCCCATTGCTAACCAATCCTTCCCCGACAGCAAAACCTATGCAGCTTACCAATCCAGCGGTGGTAAACTCAGCTTAGATGACTGGCGGCGAGAAAATGTCAACCAAATGGTGCTGCGGTTGTCTCAAGGAATTAAAGCCACCAAGCCCCATGTAAAATTTGGCATTAGTCCTTTCGGTATTTATCGTCCCGGACAACCAGCCGGAATCACTGGTTTAGATGCATATGCCGTGTTGTATGCTGACTCTAAGAAATGGTTAGAGCAAGGTTGGGTTGATTATTTAGTACCTCAACTCTACTGGCGCACTGATCAAACAAAACAAGGTTATGCTGCATTGTTGGAATGGTGGACACAAGTGAACACCAAACAACGACACATCTATGCAGGTAACAATATCGGACAGTTAGATGGTAAAACTTGGAAAAATGAAGAGATTGCTAAACAGTTAGTAATTTCCCGCAATGGGGGACAATTCTCTTTAGGAAATATCTTTTTCAGCATGAGTTCCATCAGCGAAAATCGCCAAGGCATTGCTGATGAATTCAAATCTGCACTCTACGCTAGACCTGCATTAGCGCCTACTATGTCATGGCTAAATATAGTCGCACCGCTACCACCCACAAAACTGCAATTTAGTAACAACAGACTAAATTGGCAACCCCAAGACAATCAACAGGTGCGCTCTTGGACAGTTTATCGCCAAATTGCCAATACTTGGACACTGCAGCGCATTTTATCTGCAGGGACAACCTTTGCGACCGTTGAACCGGGAACTTATGCAGTGTGTGCAGTGGATAGATTAGCAAATGAGAGTGCGGGAGCGGTGATTACGGTGTGA
- a CDS encoding NAD(P)/FAD-dependent oxidoreductase, translating into MTQQTSKIVILGGGFGGLYTALRLSQLHWESGQKPEIVLVDQSDRFLFSPLLYELLTGELQTWEIAPPFTELLASTGVRFYQAVVSGIDTSQQRVQLQDGPELAYDRLVLALGGETPLDLVPGAASFAYPFRTVTDAYRLEERLRVLEASDSDKIRVAIVGAGYSGVELACKLADRLGERGRFRLIDIAEQILRTSPEFNREAAKKALDARGIFIDLETTIESIGTDTISLEYKNQIDTIPVDLVIWTVGTRVTPVVKSLPLKQNQRGQISTTPTLQVFDHPEIFALGDLADCTDAEGQQVPATAQAAFQQADYTAWNIWATLTNRPLLPFRYQKLGEMLALGIDNATLTGLGIKLEGPLAYIGRRLAYLYRMPTLDHQLKVGFNWLVRPIIETLSR; encoded by the coding sequence ATGACTCAACAAACTAGTAAAATTGTGATTTTAGGTGGGGGTTTTGGCGGCCTCTACACAGCCCTGCGTTTGAGCCAGTTACATTGGGAATCTGGACAAAAACCCGAAATTGTGCTGGTGGATCAAAGCGATCGCTTTCTCTTTTCTCCTCTACTATATGAATTACTGACTGGTGAATTGCAAACTTGGGAAATCGCCCCACCTTTCACAGAACTTTTAGCCAGCACAGGTGTGCGTTTTTATCAAGCAGTGGTGTCTGGGATTGATACCAGCCAGCAGCGGGTACAGTTACAAGATGGGCCGGAACTCGCCTATGACCGCTTAGTATTAGCTTTGGGTGGAGAAACTCCATTAGATTTGGTTCCTGGTGCGGCTTCCTTTGCTTATCCCTTCCGCACTGTTACCGACGCCTATCGCCTGGAAGAACGGTTGCGAGTGTTAGAAGCATCAGATAGTGATAAAATCCGGGTGGCGATCGTTGGCGCTGGTTATAGTGGCGTTGAATTAGCTTGTAAGTTAGCCGACAGACTCGGCGAAAGAGGACGCTTTCGACTCATTGACATTGCAGAGCAAATTCTGCGGACTTCCCCAGAATTTAACCGCGAAGCTGCGAAAAAAGCTTTGGATGCGAGGGGTATATTTATTGATTTGGAAACCACAATCGAATCCATTGGGACTGATACCATTTCTCTGGAATACAAAAATCAGATAGACACAATTCCTGTAGATTTGGTAATTTGGACTGTGGGAACCAGAGTGACTCCCGTAGTGAAATCTTTACCCCTGAAACAAAACCAGCGGGGACAAATCAGCACCACACCGACTCTACAAGTTTTCGACCATCCAGAAATTTTCGCTTTGGGAGATTTAGCCGACTGTACAGATGCAGAAGGACAGCAAGTCCCCGCTACCGCCCAAGCTGCTTTTCAACAAGCTGATTATACCGCTTGGAACATTTGGGCAACACTCACAAATCGTCCTTTATTACCCTTCCGTTATCAAAAGTTAGGCGAAATGTTAGCCCTGGGAATAGATAATGCTACTCTCACAGGTTTAGGAATTAAACTTGAAGGGCCTTTAGCATATATCGGCCGTCGCTTGGCTTATTTGTATAGAATGCCTACTTTAGACCATCAATTAAAAGTTGGTTTTAATTGGCTAGTTCGTCCTATCATAGAAACACTTTCTCGTTAG
- a CDS encoding HAD-IA family hydrolase, with amino-acid sequence MERPQVIFLDAVGTIIGVKGSVGEVYSQIAQEFGVTISADILNTKFIHSFKAAPPPIFPDADNQDILQCEFDWWQKIAINTFESVGAMQEFSDFPAFFSELYIHFGTAEPWFVYPDVLPALANWRRLGIELGVVSNFDSRIYSVLQSLGLRDFFTSITISTQARAAKPDPQIFAVALEKHNCPPTAAWHIGDSVKEDYQGAKAAGLRGIWINRQQEGK; translated from the coding sequence ATGGAACGACCGCAAGTTATTTTTTTAGATGCTGTAGGCACAATCATCGGGGTTAAAGGTAGTGTCGGCGAAGTTTATAGTCAAATAGCTCAAGAATTTGGCGTCACAATTTCCGCTGATATATTAAACACAAAATTTATCCACAGCTTTAAAGCCGCACCACCCCCAATATTTCCCGACGCCGATAATCAAGATATTCTCCAGTGTGAGTTTGATTGGTGGCAAAAAATAGCTATCAATACTTTTGAAAGCGTCGGTGCTATGCAAGAATTTTCTGATTTTCCGGCTTTTTTTAGTGAACTTTATATCCACTTCGGTACTGCTGAACCCTGGTTCGTTTATCCTGATGTGCTTCCCGCTTTAGCAAACTGGCGACGCTTAGGAATTGAATTAGGAGTGGTGTCTAATTTCGATTCTCGAATTTATTCTGTGTTGCAAAGTTTGGGATTGAGAGACTTTTTTACTTCGATTACGATTTCTACCCAAGCACGCGCAGCTAAACCAGACCCCCAAATTTTTGCAGTAGCTTTGGAAAAACATAACTGTCCACCAACAGCAGCTTGGCACATCGGCGATAGTGTTAAAGAGGACTATCAAGGTGCAAAAGCCGCAGGTTTAAGAGGTATTTGGATTAATCGTCAGCAAGAGGGTAAATAA
- the glp gene encoding gephyrin-like molybdotransferase Glp, which translates to MLSVNDTQTIIFNLVQPLASQRDQEVVDLFAATGRILAAPVVSQRDFPHWDNSAMDGYAVRYEDVQHCNVESPTILEIVTEIPAGYQPQCAVQSGQAARIFTGAVMPQGADTVVMQENTHTEGNRVFILTAPKPQAFVRHKGSFSQTGAQLLPAGIVLNAPEIAILAAASCACVSVYRRPRVAIFSTGDELVTPEQPLQPGQIVDSNQYALAALVRQSGGEPLILGIVKDDPIILAATISQALSNADMVISSGGVSVGDYDYIDKILESLGATIHGRAVAMRPGKPLTVASFVNHGDNLSPQPQKLYLGLPGNPVAVLVTFWRFVQPAIKKLAGMSDGWEVKFLQVRSHDELRSDGNRETYICGKLQIIAGVYHFYKAGGTHSSGNLINLAETNALAILPVGTTLISANTEVEVLLISNNEG; encoded by the coding sequence ATGTTATCTGTCAACGATACTCAAACAATTATTTTCAATTTGGTACAACCGCTGGCTAGTCAGCGGGATCAAGAAGTTGTAGATTTATTCGCAGCCACAGGAAGGATTTTAGCCGCCCCTGTGGTTAGTCAACGAGATTTTCCCCACTGGGATAATTCAGCAATGGACGGTTATGCAGTCCGTTATGAAGATGTGCAGCACTGTAATGTCGAATCTCCGACTATTTTAGAGATTGTGACAGAAATTCCTGCCGGATACCAGCCCCAATGTGCAGTGCAATCCGGACAAGCAGCACGGATTTTTACCGGTGCGGTGATGCCTCAAGGGGCCGATACTGTAGTCATGCAGGAAAATACCCACACAGAAGGAAATCGGGTTTTTATTCTCACAGCGCCAAAACCCCAAGCATTCGTCAGACACAAAGGCTCATTTTCTCAAACAGGGGCACAATTACTACCAGCGGGAATTGTGTTAAATGCTCCAGAAATCGCTATTTTAGCCGCTGCATCCTGTGCCTGCGTTAGTGTTTACCGCCGCCCCCGTGTAGCAATTTTTTCCACAGGCGACGAATTGGTCACACCTGAACAACCATTACAACCAGGACAAATCGTCGATTCTAATCAGTATGCTTTAGCAGCCTTAGTCAGACAAAGTGGAGGAGAACCCTTAATTTTAGGGATTGTCAAAGATGACCCGATAATTTTAGCCGCAACCATCAGCCAAGCTTTGAGCAATGCTGATATGGTGATTTCTTCCGGTGGAGTTTCCGTCGGAGATTATGACTATATCGACAAAATTTTAGAGTCATTGGGTGCAACCATTCATGGACGCGCCGTAGCGATGCGACCGGGTAAACCCCTCACCGTGGCGAGTTTTGTCAATCATGGAGACAATTTATCTCCTCAACCCCAAAAACTCTATTTGGGATTACCGGGAAATCCCGTAGCAGTGTTAGTGACTTTTTGGCGATTTGTGCAACCAGCAATCAAAAAACTGGCGGGAATGAGTGACGGTTGGGAGGTAAAATTTTTACAAGTGCGATCGCATGACGAACTGCGATCAGATGGTAACAGAGAAACATACATTTGCGGTAAATTACAAATAATCGCCGGCGTTTATCACTTTTACAAAGCAGGCGGTACCCACAGTTCTGGTAATTTGATTAATCTGGCCGAGACTAACGCCTTAGCTATCTTACCTGTGGGTACCACATTAATTTCTGCCAATACAGAAGTAGAAGTTTTGCTAATTAGCAACAATGAGGGATGA
- a CDS encoding ABC transporter ATP-binding protein has translation MKIKKQRYTLRQSLSVFRYSGRAINLVWTTSRRLTIILATLTLLAGLLPAAIAYIGKLIVDAVVFANQLGVESNRNHPLLYVGLEAIAVVLLAASQRGITICQSLLRALLGQRVNVLILEKALTLDLTQFEDAEFYDKLANARREASVRPLSLVTRIFGLIQSALSLITFGVLLVNFSIWAVLVLILAAMPAFIAETKFAGEAFRLFSWRAPETRQQHYLENLIAREDFVTEVKLYQLGEMLLGRYRQLFHRLYGEDRDLTLRRGWWGYVLSLVSTGAFYIAYGWIVIETVVGKISLGEMTMYLTVFRQGQSTFSSALTSIGGMYEDNLYLANLYDFLEEKVPQPWGKATTGLNPQDGIRFENVWFTYPGSSQPALKNISLHLKPGEKLAIVGENGSGKTTLIKLLTRLYTPESGRIFLDGLDLQAWDVDVLRRRIGVIFQNFVRYQFTVGENIGVGDVEHLEDENRWLTAAKKGNAQAFIHQLPQSFTTQLGRWFKGGQELSGGQWQKIALARAFMRTQADILVLDEPTSAMDAQAEFDIFNHFRTLTQNQMVFLISHRFSTVRMADKITVIERGEVVEQGTHEELLAQEGRYAELFWLQATGYQ, from the coding sequence ATGAAGATTAAAAAGCAACGCTATACTCTGCGTCAATCACTGTCAGTGTTCCGTTATAGCGGACGGGCTATCAATTTGGTATGGACGACAAGCCGCAGACTGACGATTATTCTTGCTACTTTAACTTTATTGGCTGGTTTATTACCAGCAGCGATCGCTTACATTGGTAAATTAATTGTAGATGCGGTGGTTTTTGCGAACCAATTGGGAGTAGAAAGCAACAGGAATCATCCTTTATTGTATGTTGGTTTGGAAGCGATCGCTGTAGTTTTATTAGCGGCTAGTCAACGAGGAATCACTATCTGTCAATCTTTGTTGCGGGCGCTACTTGGTCAACGGGTGAATGTATTGATTTTGGAAAAAGCCCTCACCCTCGACCTGACTCAGTTTGAAGATGCGGAATTTTATGACAAACTAGCGAATGCGCGGCGAGAAGCTTCAGTTCGTCCCCTCTCTTTAGTCACGCGCATTTTTGGTTTAATACAAAGCGCCCTTTCGCTGATTACCTTCGGCGTTTTGTTAGTTAATTTTTCCATTTGGGCGGTATTAGTGCTGATTTTAGCAGCAATGCCCGCATTTATTGCTGAAACCAAGTTTGCTGGGGAAGCTTTTCGCTTGTTTAGTTGGCGCGCTCCAGAAACTCGCCAACAGCACTATTTAGAGAATCTGATAGCTAGGGAAGATTTTGTCACAGAAGTCAAACTCTACCAGTTGGGAGAAATGCTACTGGGGCGTTACCGTCAGCTTTTTCACCGACTTTATGGTGAAGATAGAGACTTGACACTGCGCCGGGGATGGTGGGGATATGTTTTAAGTTTAGTGAGTACTGGTGCTTTTTACATTGCCTATGGTTGGATTGTCATAGAAACCGTGGTAGGGAAAATTTCCCTAGGAGAGATGACAATGTATCTCACAGTGTTTCGCCAAGGACAATCTACTTTCTCCAGCGCCCTGACTTCTATCGGTGGGATGTATGAAGATAACTTATATCTTGCCAATCTTTATGATTTTCTAGAAGAGAAAGTACCCCAACCTTGGGGTAAAGCCACCACAGGTTTAAATCCCCAAGACGGAATTCGGTTTGAGAATGTCTGGTTTACCTATCCAGGGAGTTCCCAACCTGCATTGAAAAACATTTCCCTACATTTAAAACCAGGAGAAAAGTTAGCGATTGTCGGGGAAAATGGTTCTGGTAAAACCACTTTAATTAAACTCCTCACCAGACTCTACACACCCGAATCTGGGAGAATTTTCCTCGACGGTTTAGATTTGCAAGCATGGGATGTAGATGTGTTGCGCCGGCGCATAGGAGTGATTTTTCAAAACTTTGTCCGCTACCAGTTCACCGTTGGGGAAAATATCGGTGTCGGTGATGTTGAACATTTAGAAGATGAAAACCGCTGGTTAACCGCAGCCAAAAAAGGTAACGCCCAAGCTTTCATTCACCAATTACCCCAAAGTTTCACTACTCAACTTGGTCGCTGGTTCAAAGGTGGACAAGAACTATCCGGGGGACAATGGCAAAAAATAGCCCTCGCTCGTGCTTTTATGCGAACTCAAGCAGATATTTTAGTCCTCGATGAACCCACATCAGCAATGGATGCTCAAGCTGAGTTTGATATTTTTAACCATTTCCGCACTCTAACTCAAAATCAGATGGTATTCTTGATTTCCCACCGCTTTTCTACAGTACGCATGGCTGACAAAATCACGGTTATAGAAAGAGGTGAAGTTGTAGAACAGGGAACCCATGAAGAATTGTTAGCACAGGAAGGACG